GTTAGGAAAGCATAAAGTTTCGGATCATAGACCTACgtccaaaatcaaattttgaaaattccAAATTAGATAATAACATTTTgtactaaaaatagtttaaattcgAAGCATAAAACCTAATTTTCTGCATTACTACTAAACCACGTACCATTTGGGAACTCTATACCAAGCGATGCCATGGTATAGGGATCAAAAGATGAAGACACCCATAACCCAAACACTATATGATGCTCTTTATGTGAGTTTTGGTTTTCAGCTTAATCATATTATTGGATCTATACTCCAAATTTATTAGCTTTATGATTTTGTGTTTATTAAGACCAAATCTATTatattcgaaaaaaaaaatctattatattcGAAATTGCTTTTAGttttcaataattatttttttatgctTATAGTCGTAGttcattaaaaatcacattatattattcactcttgtttatttgtcagtttttgtttatttcttttgcACCCATTCTGTTTATATGAGGAACTAGAAAAATGATTGTCCCTTtgttaaaaaattgataaatcaCTAAAGAAAGTACACAGTAGTCGTGGCTGGATCTTATCATGGGATCCGAAACATAGGATTCACTGTGCACAAACGGCGAGTTAGATCCCCAGAGGCCAAATTGCATAAAGGCATGAATTACAgtcttttttttggtcaaataatTACAGTCtctctttttattcttcttctcggtttaaaattaatttgaactttggtgattattaatttagatatttttaaagctgtatatataaactatttatatccGGTTGATGATGAAAGTTATAATACAGAGAAGTGAAAAAACTGTTCTCAAATCTTTAGTAAACTAGAAAATAGGTATTGATATTATATAATACAGTAAAACATAAGATGTGTATTAATTAACTTTTTACtgaaatatattgtttttattgaatccAGTCAGTTAAACGGTATGATCATAAAACTATACAAAACTTATCGCAAGCCATGTAGTAGTTGGTCACATTATCATACTCTCAATGGGTattgtcaacaacaacaacaaaaaaaaactgatacaaaactcaaatgtttttttaaacataaactcGAATGATACAAACAATTTAAGTTCCTTTAAGTAAAATAAgaagacaacaacaaaaatgtGGTGGATCTAAAGCTAACTGTGGTACAAGTAATGGTACAAACTCTTTCTGACTGCTTTCACCTGCACAATTAGTCAGACACAAAAACTGGTTTATTAAACAGAACAGTTACTGAAACACAAAATCTCTTCATCCTATTCTGACAATATGGtaagcaaataaataaaatcctAACATTATGGCCAAAACAAGTAAGTACCTGTGGGATGATAAGTGTGTCTGGAACTGGAGATATAATCCATGAACATGATCATAAACTCTAAGTCTCTCTTTCTGCTACACGGTGAAAAATTGAATCAAAGCTATCGGTTATGTTCAATGTGTATAGGCTGTGGAACATGGAATAACAATATCTCTCCGTTTGCTAATTATCACCAAAAGACATTGACTGGCTCAACACAGTTCTGATGCGAATCTGCAAGCATTGAAATACAGTTTGAGTATCAGAAACAAAGGTAGTAAGTAAGCAATGAAACTGCTTTAAAGTTTAACTCCTTTTATGAACCTTAACATCAAGGCAGGCATCGTTGACCATGTTCTTTAACTGAGGAATGATACCCTCTTCCCGCAACTTAACATGCCGATCAAGTGCACCAGGACTTGAAGGACTAATGAGGTTTATGATTGTCCAGACTGTTGCTGACCGTAACTGGCTCTCATGGCTCTGCAAAAACTTAAGCATGAAGTTGTTTGACTCAGCTTGTGGCTGAGGAAACAGCTGCTGCATAACCGCTTCTTTATGTAGCTCTGTACCACTAGCTACATTTGTGAGCACATACATTCCCTGTATTGCCATTTGAGCTTGTGGAGATTTTCTCAGTTGCCTTCCAACGGTATCTAAGATAAGCCCCTCTTCATCAAATACAAACTCAATGGAGTTGATGCATCCGTCAACAAGATTACGTAGGAGAGCCAAACCTTGCTCTTGAACCGTGGGCTCAGGATCTGAAGAAGaataagtttttgtttttgttgttagttGGAGTATAAGATGAATCATATGATTATGGTTCAGAGGACTCTGCTTACCACTGATAAGGGAAACAAATCCTTGAGCTTTGACCTCTGAATAAAAGAGCTCTTTACGTTTCTTGTCTGCAAGGAACATGAGGTTCCTCAAGGCCCGTAAAGCGCTACACCGTGTGTTTGGATCCATTGATTTTGACAACTCAATAAGCTGCTTTATCCCTCCATACTCTATGAATGTTGACTTCGGTGATGAAAAATCCAATACTATATTGCTCAGAGCACCAAGAACTGCAACCTGGTTAGCCATATACATTCAAATCAGTTCTGCCATTTGCAtctaaataaaagaaatgacATAATTTAATTTAAGCTCTGAATGGTGACGCTTCTATCTGCTCCGCACCATgttaatattaacaaaaatctctctatatatatatatacatttttgttaccgcaccgcagttaatagtaacaaatctctctatctctatatatatatagatatctaTACATTTCTTCACTATTAAAACCGCTTTGTAGTTAATCTGCATGTGCCATAGTGAGCTACCTGGACAGAGGAGGATGGATCATGCAATAACTGAACCAAGGGAAGCATAACATGATCGTTGGTAAAACGTCCTGCACTCAAATTCTAAAAGACATGCCTCAGTGGATGCAAAGCAGCTGAAGATACTAATAACATTAGCAATGGATGATGCTAACAAACCTTGACTGATCTAGCAGCGTTTCTAAAGCAAATGCAAGCTGCAGTTCTCACATCAGCGTTATTGTGTCTAAGCGCATTAACCAGCAGATCCAACATCTAGGTAGAAcgaaacaaagacaaaaaaaaacagattaattacagtataagaaaaaaagattaaccaattaaaaaaatggCAATGTGGAGACGAACCTCCAGTGACAGGAAGCTACACCTGCAGTCCTCAAGCTTGGAACACAACTCAGCTAGAGACAAAAACAAACCCTGAAGACGTTTAGGATGAAGCTCACTACCTGTCTTCAAGATGTCAACAATGTTCTTGATTGCATTGGCCTCGTAAGCTAGCTTCTGTAAATCCTCTTTTTCAGCGATCAGAGAAGATAAACCCAGGGCAGCCTCGTCTCCAGATTGACCAGGGTCGTTAAGAAGCTCAAGCAGAGTAGTTACCAAGCTTGACTTGGTTCCCATGTTGAGGAAATAAGACGGAGAAGTGTTGTATATGACAACTAAACAAAGACAAGAAAGCAGCCTCGTCCTTGGATACCTATCCTTTGTTAACTCAGTCACAGAACTCAAGTATCTCCCAGCCTCGAGTCCAACGAACCGCGAGACAGCTTCGGGGTTGTTCTTCAAAACCGTGGCTAAAGACTCAAGACAAGCTTCTCTCTGGCTTAGAGAACCATCAAGAAGGATGACAAGCTTCTCCAAGACACCAGCCTCGCAGAGAACCTGTTGCTCTACAGTTGTGCCACAAGCGTGAGCGATTATGCTAGCTCCGAGGCCGCTAACGTTCTCGTTCTCGCTGTTTAACAAGGAGAAAAGAAACTCCATGTTCTTCTCTTGGAGGAAGTCGTACTTTGGAGCTTGATTGGATTGGAATATCATCCTAAGTGAACGAGCCCCAGCATCTACTACCTAAAGATCAAttacaaaaggaaagaagaaaggTTCTGTTATGTCCAAAGCAAAAGAGAACAGAGGATCAACACAATTAACTAAAGGCCAATGCTTTAACTTAAAGGTGTGACCAGAGGATCACCAAAACTACTTAAAAGGCCACTGCTTTGACTTAAAGGAGAAACCTTTGATCACAGAGTATGTAATCTAAGACCGTTCAAGCTATCTTCTCAAGACCCAACAGCATTTGGACAAAGGTTCTGTTATAGCCAAAGTAAAGGAAACAGAGGATCGACAAAACCACCTAAAGGTCAATGCTTTTGACACCTTTGATCACAGAGTATACAATCTTAAGTCCCTTCAAGCTATCTTCTCAAGACCCAACAGCAGTTTCTAACACCGAGCTCTATAGAAAAAGTCAAAGTCGTCACCTTTTCGTCAGAGCTAGTGAGAAGCCGAAGCAGACGAGGGAAGACTCCGGCGTCGAGAACGGCCTGAACTCCGGCTTCAAACCCGCAAGCGAAACTCCCAAGCGCCGCCGCGGATTGGACGAGGATGCTGTTGCATTCAGAATCGGAGAGAGCGGAGGCTATGGCGGGAACAGCTCCGAGTTTGAGGAAAGAGAGCTTTTTGGTGCGGTTTCCGATGATCTGGTTTTTGACCTCGCGGAGGGCCTTGAGCTTGACTTCAGGGTCAGGGGAAGCGAGACGGGAGAAGACGTCGGCTTGACGATTGCCGGAGGAAGAGGCGGcggaagagaaggaagaggaggaggtggtggtggtaggCATGGCGAGATTTAGTTGCTCCCTGAAAAAAGCTTAATTGAGATGTTTTGTCTTTAGATTGAAAAAGAATGGCAGAGCTGTTTTCCGTaaaggttttatttttttaatttttcctaataaagtttttggttttttataaactaaaattcaGAGTGGCTATCAGCCAATCATGTTAAGAAGAGATTTTCTATTTTCTAATCCTAAACATAGATTAGGTCCTGTTAGTTTTGTTTATTTCATTATtgaggatgaatctcttttaaaataatcaacTAGAGTTTGATCCGCACACCCGTACGAGTAcatttttcaatttatataatttttcagtttgtttatacaattattttaaaaaattataacttagTTTTGTAAGTTGTGTAATTTTATTAGTAAAGTTGGCGGAtacttttatttgattattgtttatatgaaaaataattaaaatttttatttacaatatataacatatattgtgtatattttgtatattaggTAAAGTGGTAAATGAAAAGCATTGCtcgattttcaaaaatcaaTTTATAATAAGGCTAGTATAATTTCTGATTAGTTAAGAAAACTTCTCGTAATCAAGAGATTGATATATTTATAGTTAGTGTGATTGAAATAAATTAAGGAATATTCTCTCAAACAATAATGACATTGATTGTTGGTTTCACTCGGTTACTCGGTTacttaaagaaaatattttattaaaataattaattcaatGGTATTCATTTGTAATTATAAAGGTGAATTGAGGGTTATTTCTAAattgtacttctattttaatagattagatgtctCTCTCTTTAAAAATGTCACTTTTAATTAAACATTAGAATTCCATTAAATAATTAGAATTAACATTATACTGATAGATATGTTTACAAAAACcacaataaataattttatgtttaaacaatataaaatattatatcatacTTTTTAAGAACCATTTATCAATTTTTTGTAACCATTTTCTTAATCAAATGATtgactaaaaagtaaaaacactcaaataatttataaaattatttgaagccttctattaatttttgtgtaattattttttatgcatCTATGGAGATTTCACATTTCAGATCACTAGGATTAATGCATATGATGGAAAATGAGCTATGCTATTCAAGTATATATAGAGGTTGTTGATCATAGCTATATCATTTGATAATCAAACgttcttttatttcttatattttttcaataattCACAATGACATGCTCATTTGAAGGTCATGAATGTCGTGAATATtataatgcatatttttatAGAACGATTCATCACATAATGCATTTCTAGAAGCAAAGGAGACTCTTTGAAGGTACAAATCTTGTTCAACGTAAATATGTAaatacctaccaaaaaaaacatatattattgttAAGTATtgacataatataaaatataatatatttgatgaGATATCGGCTAAAACTAGGATGAATTTCATTAGCAATAGCAACTGATAGGTTTAGATATGATCAGCCACAACTTTATTTACATGAGATACATATGTCATTTCTCATCATGACATCATATGAGCTAATACCAGTAGCCTGAAATGTGGCAGCAAACAGAATTACAAAAATATGCATTCACATAACATAAAAGTTCATATAAAAGAATTAccttttggatttcttcttacaatagcaatatatatatatatatatatatatatatatatatatatatatgtgtgtgtgtcaTAGATGTTCCATTTGAGCTGAAGAACACATGCTAGTGTCTCTAGCTCGGTTCAGCTAACAACATATTTTGTAGAAAAATGCTTTAACGAGGTGGACTCTATGttgaattatttcaaaaatgttATAATTATATCAGCACAATGCAaagaacaaattttaaaatgacaatctGTTTGTACATGATCAATTAGAAGTTTCATATCTCTATACAAGTTTTTCCAGTTTTGTTGTTAACTAATGATACCGCATCATGTATGCTAATACAATTATAATATATCTGAGTATAAGATCTACACAGACTTGTGTCTCCAATTTTCCAAAAGTTTTCTTGCAATCTCATCAAAAGGTACATAGGTACACGCAAATAAGCaatataaaatcattagttttacattttagagAAGTTTTTCAACTCAAAATCATAAACACCAGTTTCTTAACAATTAAAAGTTTAAGAAGATACATACTTAGCAaccaaaaggaaatacacatgCAGGTAGAAGAAGCTTCaaccaaatatttttcattaccGAGGATGAacctttttcaaaataataacatctgtcttttaaaataaaacattattattcgACCTAACACTTagtcataaaatatattatgtaaaatgtCACCAATAATTAAAACGTTAGAATTCCATTAAGTAATTAGAATTAACATTATACTAATAGATATGTTTtcaaacaacataataattaatcgtgtatctaaataataaaaaatattatgtctcactttttaataattatttattaatcttTTTGAACTATTTACTAAATCAAGTAAttgactaaaatatttaaataatttataaaatttcaagCCGTCTATTAATTTTTATGTGATTACTTTTATATGTCTATAGATGTTTCACATTTTAGGCCACTAGGACTAACTCGTATGATGAAAATGAGTCATGTTGcccaaatatatatagtttttgttGATCATAGCTACATCATTTGATATTGCATATAAATCTGCCACTATTCACTCAAatgttcttttctttcttgtatTTTGTCAATATTTCACAATGACATATGATTGTTTGAAGGTTCTCAATGTCGTGAGtattgatattacgtgtatacgcacaccaattaacctaatgtgcacactaccacaatcaaatggtatgtcgatgtagcactttaggatcgaatccacagagaccaacgattacactttatctttatgggatcaatactCAGCTAAAACAATGATGGGGTTTTGAGATTAAGGTTTCGCAACAAGCAAGTAATAAGATTAATTGAagatttcagatgattaaaatgcTAGCTTAGGGTGGTTTGgtcgggtgttaaacaagtgtgagccaaacaattattcaagttcgatTAAAGACCAGTCTAAAACTCGGATCACTTAAGATAGAtcagcccactgtcgtggtgcttCACCTTTTGTCAATCGATCTCAGTACCTAAACTGTCGTTTGGACTGAGATGCGATGACAAACATTAAGATCAAGTCCAAtctgttcacaaaacaccctaacatctactttcgctggttagggatatgatgctcattcaagttatgtctagcaacctataacagTTTTGATGAAGagattaaacctagaatcaggcactaagtggttaacACTTTTGATCTAACACcttaacaccctagactaaacaagctgactactcagccatgaagcaagaaaacacagagacagtgttaaccacttagtgcctgattctaggtttaatctattcatcaaaagtgttataggttgctagacataacttgaatgGGTATCATGtccctaaccagcgaaagtagatgttagagttttttgtgaacatatcggacttgatcttaaTGTTTGTCATCGCATCTCAGTCCAAACGACAATTTAGGTACTGAGATCGATTGACAAAAGGTGaagcaccacgacagtgggctgaTCTATCTtaagtgatccgagttctagactggtctttaatcgaacttgaataattgtttggctcacacttgtttaacacccgaccaaaccaccctaggctagcattttaatcatctgaaatctttaattaatcttattacttgcttgttacgaaaTCTTAATCTTAAAACCCCATCattgttttagctaagtattgattccacaaagataaagtgtaattgttggtctctgtggattcgatcctaaagtgctacatcgacataccattcgattgtggtagtgtgcacattaggttaattggtgtgcatatacacgtaatatcagtAGTTTTCacatttaaagatttttttttaatttcttaatctATTGTGGTCTTTTCCTATTTTAGACAAATGTTTTTAGATAACTTGAGAAATTGTCCCCTTGTACATTGTGATATCTAGTGTTTGCTATTTTTGCGTAcatcaaattataaatactaAATTCTATTAAATCAGACTTCCACCGTTCCATAACGATTGATAAAGAATGTCACTTAGACACGTTTCACgcaaattaagaaaatgataaaatttacTATGTATCCTCATTTGttatacactaaaataaaaatggtttAACTAAATATCTATTGgttatttaaaaatgtaaaaatatttaataagaaattttgcattaaaaatgtagaatgacacgttttgaaacaaaataaaaatattagaataacATTCTTTATGAAACAAATGGAGTAGTTTCcaacaaaaaaactttattCCTATTCGTTTTTCGGAATTTCagattatttgattaatcaTATAGTTTCTTGGTCAAAGAGATTCAATAATACATCTTATTTAAATGCAATAATCAATAcatataatttgtatatattaattattaatttatcctTATATTGGgggtatatatttatataaaaattcaaaaatattatatattatcgaATTGTGCATATTTTAAACTACCTCAACTCGAGAccgaaaaaaattattaatttagagtgtttataaatttatcgAGTATCAATTTATGCATTTTCTAGTGTTATAGTCCTTTTCCCCTTCAATAATTAAGCCATTGTATTTGAGAATTAATAAACCAAAGGCAATTTTCGTCTCTTGGAGTTACTTTCATTTTCTAATCTATACAATTGACAAGACGCATAAACATCGTCTACGTCCTCAGAAGCTGCAGGGAAATTGTAGATGTATGTTTTGAACGACCATATTCCAAAGTTTAATTAATACAATGATAATGACAACCAGTAGTCCATCACACATGTGCTTATACAAAtcacatatatacataatacatgcCGGTATATATAACTAAGTCGTATTTATATATGTGGTGCATAGATAGATAAAAATGTTTGGAGAAGAGAGAACAACAAAGAAACAGAAGACAAGTGACGGTTTGAAAGAACGTACTGATGCAATTGCAAAGTGCAACCACAAAACATTCACACTCGTGCTATCTCGGGAAcatcttatgttttaatattatctagttattaattaataatatcaaaagTAAACTGTCTCAACATAGATTGGACTTTCATCCAAAGATGTTCGAGTTCACACAATGCGACCAGCACAAGTTTGTTTCAAACCCACGTTGTTTGACCCATCTTCACAATGTTCGATCTTGCAATTAGCACGCAGCTTACAAACAGCAATTGAATTactcaaaaaaaattgtattactCTCTTTTTCAAgacataattaatatattacttAAACCCCATAATCGAGCATCGTTAACTTAACTGGTAATTAGTTGCCATCTAAAAGAGAAAATTTGTAAGATTGTAAGTTGGAATACTGACGACGAGATATAATTTGTTCTAGTCTCCGGTTTGAGATGAAGACCCATAACTTTTGCATTCTAAAGAAAGGTTGTGAATATGTAATGAATAGGTCACTATATATACAACGTTTCTAAATACATGTGTTTTTTTGTAGACTtatccacttttttttttttttttttttgtaactggacTTATCCACTTTACATGCAACTTATATAACGGTGAAGAGGTGTGGTATGGTTTTAAGCTTTTTTAACCCGCTTTCACCATTCTCGTTCAAcaaaaaatcctagaaaaatgTGGTGCGGATTGCATCATTTAAAACTAAGGAAATAATCAGAACACGTATTTGTAATGCATgagaaaatctatcttttttgattaaaatgtGATATTATTTACcacaaaaaagaaaattctaaaAGGTTTGGTCCAGTGTGATCAAACTCTAAAGAGCAAGACAGTTTTCAAACAGAAAAAGCTAAACAACTGTTCTTTCATTAGATAGAGGCTACAATTTCTGAGATTATCAGCCAAGAAACCATGAGATCGTGTTCCATCTTGTGAGAGCTTCAGTCGCATCATCTGCATCATGTGGAAGCGAAATCAGCCCTATTTCGAATCTTCTAATGGATAATAAGAGCCAAATACAGAGAAGGAAGTCTATCATGACATCTCTCATTACTCGCCTTCTAATTACAATACATTGTAGATGACATACGAGCTATTAACATTCCACATCGTGTGGgtgttgggtccttgggcatTATATAAGTGTGTGGGCAATCCTCCACTCTTGAGTTAGCTTTTGGGTGTGAATTAGACCCAtcatttagagttttttttttgattttttgataaaacgccagtttagagtttttttttgacgtcgaaaGGCCTATTCGCCAGTTTAGAGTTGACTGACGTGAGATatgaaaatatcatatattaaaattttgaagtatttgggtctcaaaatatatgtgaatgTTGAATTATAACTCACAATAatgtgaataaataattttaaacccgaaatataaatttacaacTCGCATATCACGTGGATTATAATCTAATCAACACAAAAACCATCAAATCAAACAATTATCATGTATGCTTCAACAGTGTAAACCCTATTTTTAATATCATTACAACGAACATATATAATGATGTATCACTTTACAATCACAtgattttctattaaaaatacattagaaaaaaaaacatccttTGTGTACTGTCTTAAAGCgtatgcatttttttttgttaaaggtcTTAAAGCGTATGCATGAATCGGGATATCGATGAAAATTTAGCGAGAAATAAACAGGAGCAAACAAATGCAAACGAAAATGTAAAcccaaaataaacaaatatataatatatatatacacaaatcgataaccaatatatatatgtgcaatttttctatataacataaaacaataaaattgtgataaaaaacataaaacaataaaatacacATTGATGTAGATGA
This genomic interval from Brassica napus cultivar Da-Ae chromosome A6, Da-Ae, whole genome shotgun sequence contains the following:
- the LOC106346067 gene encoding armadillo repeat-containing protein 8 — protein: MPTTTTSSSSFSSAASSSGNRQADVFSRLASPDPEVKLKALREVKNQIIGNRTKKLSFLKLGAVPAIASALSDSECNSILVQSAAALGSFACGFEAGVQAVLDAGVFPRLLRLLTSSDEKVVDAGARSLRMIFQSNQAPKYDFLQEKNMEFLFSLLNSENENVSGLGASIIAHACGTTVEQQVLCEAGVLEKLVILLDGSLSQREACLESLATVLKNNPEAVSRFVGLEAGRYLSSVTELTKDRYPRTRLLSCLCLVVIYNTSPSYFLNMGTKSSLVTTLLELLNDPGQSGDEAALGLSSLIAEKEDLQKLAYEANAIKNIVDILKTGSELHPKRLQGLFLSLAELCSKLEDCRCSFLSLEMLDLLVNALRHNNADVRTAACICFRNAARSVKNLSAGRFTNDHVMLPLVQLLHDPSSSVQVAVLGALSNIVLDFSSPKSTFIEYGGIKQLIELSKSMDPNTRCSALRALRNLMFLADKKRKELFYSEVKAQGFVSLISDPEPTVQEQGLALLRNLVDGCINSIEFVFDEEGLILDTVGRQLRKSPQAQMAIQGMYVLTNVASGTELHKEAVMQQLFPQPQAESNNFMLKFLQSHESQLRSATVWTIINLISPSSPGALDRHVKLREEGIIPQLKNMVNDACLDVKIRIRTVLSQSMSFGDN